The segment GTCTGCATCCGTTTCTTTTGAGCCACGTCGCCGGACAGGAGATCGCATTTAATCTTGCAACGCAGCAGCATGTCGGTCAGTTTTCTTGTTTCATCCCTGCGGTTGCCGAAGATAATGGCCCGGTCGATATTCTGCCGGGTGATGATGTTGTAGAGCAGGGCATAGCGGTCGTTGGCCGCGACCATGTAAACGATTTCCTCAACCGAGTCAACGGTGACCTGGTCCGGTTCAATCTCCACGATTACCGGCTCTTTCGTCCACTGGGCGGAAAGGTTATGTACCTCCGGGGTGAGGGTGGCGCTGAACAGCAGTGTCTGCCGGTTGCCTTTGGGCGGCAGACTGTAGACGATGTGCCGTACGTCGGGAATAAATCCCATGTCCAGCATGCGGTCCGCCTCGTCAATGACGAAAATTTCCACCTGGCCGAGATGAATTTCCTGCTTGCGTTGAAAGTCGAGCAGCCGTCCCGGTGTCGCCACCACGATATCCACCTGTTTACCGGAGATGCTGGCAAGCTGCTTTTGGTAATCCATGCCGCCATAGACGGGAACCACGACAAGGCCGGTATAGCGGCAAAGGGATTCGCAATCCTCCGCTATCTGCAGAACAAGCTCCCGGGTGGGGGCAATGATCAGGGCGCGGGGGCTGGCGTGTTTCTTTCCCTGGCGCGGAATGTTCAACAGCCTGGTGATGGCGGTGATGAGAAACGCGGCGGTTTTGCCCGTTCCGGTCTGGGCCCTGCCGGTGGCGTCACCGCCGCTTAAGGTGTGCTTGAGGACGGCGGCCTGGATGGGGGTGCAGTAACGGAAGGAAAGATCGGCAATGCCGTGCAGCAGCGAATCGGCAATATCGAAATCCTGAAAACGCACCCGGTCTTCAACCGGCGGTACATCAAAGCTTGCCGGATCCCAGGGCAATGACTCGACGACCGGTTTCGCCGCTTCCGGGGTTGCCGTCGCCTCCATGATTTCCGGTGCTTTTCCCAGGACGACAGGTTCGGATGCAACGACAACGGACGCGGTTTTGCCCAGCTTCACCACGTCGAGACCGAACACCGCCCCTGTGACGACATATGTTGTCTGTTGCGAAGTGAATGTTTTGCCGGTCTTTCTTCTTTGTCTCTTTGCTTGCACCATTTTTAATCCTTCAAATCCGCTGTTGAACGCCCAAGGAGCGCTCACTGTCCATGATTACAAATTTTCTTCAATATTAATATGTTATGTTGACCACAAAAGGTTACTGAAAAGTCCGGTAAAAGTCAAAAAAATATCATGATGACGCGGATATTTGCCTGGCGCGGCGAAACCGTCGGCCCCATGCAGATGCGCATCCAGGGAGAGGGAG is part of the Desulfobulbaceae bacterium DB1 genome and harbors:
- a CDS encoding ATP-dependent RNA helicase RhlB, which produces MVQAKRQRRKTGKTFTSQQTTYVVTGAVFGLDVVKLGKTASVVVASEPVVLGKAPEIMEATATPEAAKPVVESLPWDPASFDVPPVEDRVRFQDFDIADSLLHGIADLSFRYCTPIQAAVLKHTLSGGDATGRAQTGTGKTAAFLITAITRLLNIPRQGKKHASPRALIIAPTRELVLQIAEDCESLCRYTGLVVVPVYGGMDYQKQLASISGKQVDIVVATPGRLLDFQRKQEIHLGQVEIFVIDEADRMLDMGFIPDVRHIVYSLPPKGNRQTLLFSATLTPEVHNLSAQWTKEPVIVEIEPDQVTVDSVEEIVYMVAANDRYALLYNIITRQNIDRAIIFGNRRDETRKLTDMLLRCKIKCDLLSGDVAQKKRMQTLDDFKSGKIQILVATDVAGRGIHVEGVSHVFNFTLPYEAEDYVHRIGRTGRAGKTGISISFATEEDSFYIPDIEAYIGHKLECTLPDPEWLKLPDSIDLEKLNTPSRRPAAANKSHRPSKGRGRSGPPRKR